The following proteins are encoded in a genomic region of Brachypodium distachyon strain Bd21 chromosome 1, Brachypodium_distachyon_v3.0, whole genome shotgun sequence:
- the LOC100837006 gene encoding vacuolar protein-sorting-associated protein 33 homolog — translation MAQIPNLDNSPLNLAALREQSQKDLLNIVKSIRGKKCLVIDPKLAGTLSLILQTSVLKEYGVELRILSADPLLTECPKIIYLVRSQPNFMKFVASQIKSDESKGLQREYFLYFVPRRTVCCEKILEEEKVHQKLTLGEYPLYLVPLDEDVLSFDLEYCLQECLVEGDTSSIWHIAKAIHKLEFAFGVIPNVRAKGVASTKAAELLNHMQLEDPVSMDDMGIPEIDTLILLDREVDMVTPMCSQLTYEGLVDEMLQIHNGSVEVDASIMGGQQDGKKVKVPLNSSDKLYKEIRDLNFDVVGKVLRQKATSIQQDYAEVKSTNTQSVSELKDFVKRLHSLPEIARHINLAQHLQSFVAKPSFHARVEIEQLILDVQNYETCFEYIEEIIQKQEPIETVLRLLVLFSLTNAGLQKKSFDYLRREILHSYGFEYMPLLHNLEKAGLVKKQEARSNWVGITRALQLIVDVNDMENPSDISYIFAGYAPLSIRLVQHAVRSGWRSIEELLKLLPGPHLDLKRGVSTMNSSLEVLPGSMAQQQSAERADRRSLVLVVFIGGVTSAEIAALRFLSAQEGMGYDFLIATTKVITGNTLLQPIIASSKEGMM, via the coding sequence ATGGCGCAGATCCCCAACCTCGACAACTCCCCGCTCAATCTCGCTGCCCTAAGGGAGCAATCGCAGAAGGACCTTCTCAACATCGTCAAGAGTATCAGGGGGAAGAAGTGTCTGGTCATTGATCCCAAGCTTGCGGGCACCCTGTCGCTGATCCTGCAGACCTCGGTGCTGAAGGAATATGGCGTGGAGCTGCGTATTCTCTCTGCTGACCCTCTGCTCACTGAATGCCCCAAAATCATATACCTCGTCCGCTCCCAGCCGAACTTCATGAAATTTGTTGCGAGTCAAATTAAGAGCGATGAATCCAAAGGGCTTCAGAGGGAATACTTCCTCTACTTTGTGCCGCGGCGTACGGTTTGCTGTGAGAAGATCCTGGAGGAAGAGAAAGTTCATCAGAAGTTGACGCTTGGAGAATATCCCTTGTATCTAGTTCCTTTGGATGAGGATGTTCTTTCGTTTGATCTTGAATATTGTTTGCAGGAGTGCCTTGTTGAAGGGGATACAAGCTCTATCTGGCACATTGCAAAAGCTATTCACAAGTTAGAGTTTGCCTTTGGAGTTATCCCCAATGTCAGGGCCAAGGGTGTAGCATCAACCAAAGCTGCAGAGTTGCTGAATCATATGCAACTGGAAGATCCTGTCAGCATGGATGATATGGGTATCCCAGAAATAGACACCCTTATTTTGCTAGATAGAGAGGTGGATATGGTGACACCAATGTGCTCTCAGTTGACATATGAAGGTTTAGTAGATGAGATGTTGCAGATTCATAATGGATCTGTGGAAGTTGATGCCAGCATTATGGGGGGCCAACAAGATGGAAAAAAGGTCAAGGTTCCACTTAACTCGAGTGATAAGCTGTACAAGGAAATTCGAGACCtcaactttgatgttgtagGTAAGGTCTTGCGCCAAAAGGCAACATCTATCCAGCAAGATTATGCAGAAGTAAAATCCACCAACACACAGTCGGTTTCCGAGCTGAAGGATTTTGTGAAGAGGTTACACTCGCTACCAGAGATTGCTAGGCATATTAATTTGGCACAACATTTACAATCATTTGTGGCAAAACCCTCATTTCATGCCCGGGTAGAAATTGAACAGCTAATATTGGATGTGCAGAACTACGAAACTTGTTTTGAGTACATTGAGGAGATTATACAGAAGCAAGAACCTATTGAAACTGTGCTTCGACTACTAGTGTTATTCTCGCTTACAAATGCTGGGCTGCAGAAGAAGAGTTTTGATTACTTGAGGCGGGAAATACTGCATAGTTATGGCTTTGAGTACATGCCCTTGTTACATAATCTTGAAAAGGCTGGCCTTGTTAAGAAGCAGGAAGCAAGGAGTAATTGGGTTGGCATTACCAGAGCTTTGCAGCTTATTGTTGACGTAAACGATATGGAAAACCCTAGTGACATATCATACATCTTTGCTGGATACGCACCTCTTAGTATCCGCCTTGTTCAGCATGCAGTGAGATCTGGATGGCGATCGATTGAAGAATTGCTGAAACTATTGCCAGGTCCTCATCTGGATTTGAAAAGAGGTGTTTCGACCATGAACTCTTCATTGGAAGTACTCCCAGGTTCCATGGCACAACAACAGAGTGCGGAAAGGGCTGATCGCCGCTCCCTGGTTCTGGTTGTATTTATCGGTGGTGTAACATCTGCTGAGATTGCTGCCCTTCGATTCCTTAGTGCACAGGAAGGAATGGGCTACGACTTCCTGATTGCAACAACGAAGGTTATCACTGGCAACACATTGTTACAGCCGATTATAGCAAGCAGCAAAGAGGGAATGATGTAA
- the LOC100822306 gene encoding noroxomaritidine synthase produces the protein MDWLIVLQLLTSAVCVLAISCRYYCYYSRVMKAKKITASRRRSLGLTQWPIVGILPAIVGNIHRILDGVTALLASSDMNFQCRFWFAGFRYFITCDPANVRHIFTSNFENYPKGDVFAEMFDILGGGVFSSDGDRWRRQRAKAQMLMTTPRYRAFVARSSLDKVDKSVLPFLSHVASTSDATCDLQDVFTRWSFDTTCNLVFGVDPGCLAIGLPDVPFARAMDDVLRTVFLRHVMPVTCWKSMRWLNVGHEKKNAEARRTADSFVAATIASRRAAYETRDADKSAADLLSSFICDDDISNDPEADVYIRDMTMNLLVAGRDATSSALSWFMYLIATNPRVEKKLLEELAPIAARKPPPCHNNNGSAMVSFEASELKNLLYLHATVCECLRLYPSLPMEHKAVVSRDVLPSGHEVRPGDKILVFNYSMGRMKRVWGPDRREFRPERWISEDGKLRYVPSNKFVAFNSGPRTCLGKEMVLVQMKVTVAAVAWNFAIQVVPGHVVEPKLSIILHMKNGLRVRVARRRSSAKLQ, from the coding sequence ATGGATTGGCTGATCGTGTTGCAGCTTCTCACGTCGGCCGTCTGCGTCCTGGCGATCTCGTGCCGCTACTACTGCTACTACAGCCGCGTTATGAAAGCCAAGAAAATCACGGCTAGCAGGCGGCGTTCGTTGGGGCTAACCCAGTGGCCGATCGTGGGCATCCTGCCGGCCATCGTGGGCAACATCCACCGGATCCTGGACGGCGTCACGGCGCTTCTGGCAAGTTCCGACATGAACTTCCAGTGCCGCTTCTGGTTCGCGGGCTTCCGCTACTTCATCACCTGCGACCCGGCCAACGTGCGCCACATCTTCACCTCCAACTTCGAGAACTACCCGAAAGGCGACGTCTTCGCGGAGATGTTCGAcatcctcggcggcggcgtcttcAGCTCCGACGGCGACCGATGGCGCCGGCAGCGGGCCAAGGCCCAGATGCTCATGACCACGCCCCGCTACAGGGCCTTCGTGGCCCGCTCCAGCCTCGACAAGGTGGACAAGAGCGTCCTCCCGTTTCTGTCCCACGTGGCATCCACGTCGGACGCCACGTGTGACCTCCAGGATGTCTTCACAAGATGGTCCTTCGACACGACCTGCAACCTCGTCTTCGGCGTCGACCCCGGGTGCCTGGCCATCGGGTTGCCCGACGTGCCGTTCGCGCGCGCCATGGACGACGTGCTCCGCACCGTGTTCCTGCGGCACGTCATGCCGGTCACGTGCTGGAAGTCCATGCGGTGGCTGAACGTCGGGCACGAGAAGAAGAACGCCGAGGCCCGGCGCACGGCCGACAGCTTCGTGGCCGCCACCATCGCGAGCCGGAGAGCGGCTTACGAGACACGGGACGCCGACAAGTCAGCCGCTGACTTGCTCTCCTCCTTCATCTGCGACGACGACATCTCCAACGACCCGGAAGCCGACGTGTACATCCGGGACATGACCATGAACCTGCTAGTGGCCGGCCGCGACGCCACGAGCTCGGCGCTCTCCTGGTTCATGTACCTCATCGCCACGAACCCACGcgtggagaagaagctcctgGAGGAACTCGCCCCCATCGCGGCCCgcaagccgccgccgtgccaCAACAACAACGGCAGCGCCATGGTGAGTTTCGAGGCGTCCGAGCTGAAGAACTTGCTCTACCTCCACGCGACGGTGTGCGAGTGTTTGCGTCTGTACCCTTCACTCCCCATGGAGCACAAGGCCGTGGTGTCCCGCGACGTGCTCCCGAGCGGGCACGAGGTGCGTCCGGGGGACAAGATTTTGGTGTTCAATTACTCCATGGGGAGGATGAAGCGCGTGTGGGGGCCGGATCGCAGGGAGTTCAGGCCGGAGCGGTGGATCTCCGAGGACGGGAAGCTGAGGTACGTGCCGTCCAACAAGTTTGTGGCGTTCAACTCCGGCCCCAGGACGTGCCTCGGCAAGGAGATGGTGCTCGTGCAGATGAAGGTCACCGTGGCCGCCGTGGCCTGGAACTTCGCCATCCAGGTTGTGCCGGGGCATGTCGTGGAGCCTAAGCTGTCCATCATACTGCATATGAAGAACGGGCTCCGGGTCAGGGTTGCCCGGAGGAGATCATCGGCAAAGCTGCAGTAA
- the LOC100837311 gene encoding noroxomaritidine synthase, which produces MDPLYWLVELLSLLCCFIFYYRHLQSKKISKREPTEWPVLGHLFGMIAHKNDFHDWATGILAGTRYNFEARAGVTGVRFFVTCDPANVRHIFTSNFANYPKGDEFAEIFDVFGNGIFNADGESWRRQRAKSQLLMAGPRFRAFSAEYSRDKVEKSLLPFLEHAADAGTACDLHDVFLRLTFDMTCNLVFGVDPGCLAIGLPEIPFARAMDDVLETLFLRHLISPACWKLMYRLELGPEKKMAVARRTIDRFAAETIAKRRADSHETSAAHGADMLSSFIGQDDHTGEYSDEFLRDTTVNLLLAGRDTTGAALAWFFYLLSQNPRVEQKILAELAPIASQKKKAMDGDGDTDTGNMVVFDVSELSNMVYLHAALCECLRLYPSVPFEHKAAVASDVLPSGHEMKAGDKILIFSYCMGRMEGVWGKDCAEFRPERWVSEDVDGKKRLRYEPSYKFISFNAGPRTCLGKEMAFVQMKTAAAAVLWNFVVRAVPGHVVEPKLSIILHMKNGLAVTVKRRTGLHGGA; this is translated from the coding sequence ATGGATCCCCTATACTGGCTCGTGGAGCTGCTCTCCCTCCTCTGCTGCTTCATCTTCTACTACCGCCACCTCCAATCCAAGAAAATCAGCAAGAGGGAGCCAACGGAATGGCCGGTACTGGGCCATCTCTTCGGCATGATCGCCCACAAGAACGACTTCCACGACTGGGCCACGGGCATCCTGGCCGGCACGCGCTACAACTTCGAGGCCCGTGCCGGGGTCACCGGCGTCCGGTTCTTCGTCACCTGCGACCCGGCCAACGTGCGCCACATCTTCACCTCAAACTTCGCAAACTACCCGAAAGGCGACGAGTTCGCGGAGATCTTCGACGTCTTCGGCAACGGCATCTTCAACGCGGACGGCGAGTCCTGGCGCCGCCAAAGGGCGAAATCCCAGCTTCTCATGGCAGGGCCACGTTTCCGGGCCTTCTCGGCAGAGTACAGCCGCGACAAGGTGGAGAAGAGCCTCCTGCCTTTCCTCGAACACGCTGCGGACGCCGGCACGGCATGTGATCTGCACGATGTTTTCCTGAGGTTAACGTTCGACATGACGTGTAACCTGGTCTTCGGGGTCGACCCCGGGTGCCTGGCCATCGGGTTGCCCGAGATCCCCTTCGCGAGAGCCATGGACGACGTGCTGGAGACGCTCTTCCTCCGGCACCTCATCTCGCCCGCCTGCTGGAAGCTCATGTACCGGCTGGAGCTCGgcccggagaagaagatggccgTGGCTCGCAGGACCATCGACCGCTTCGCCGCCGAGACCATCGCCAAGCGCAGGGCCGACAGTCACGAGACGTCTGCCGCCCACGGCGCAGACATGCTTTCCTCCTTCATCGGCCAAGACGACCACACGGGCGAGTACAGCGACGAGTTCTTGCGAGACACCACCGTGAACCTCCTGCTAGCCGGCCGCGACACCACGGGCGCCGCGCTAGCTTGGTTCTTCTACCTCCTCTCCCAGAacccgcgcgtcgagcagaAGATCCTGGCCGAGCTCGCGCCGATCGCTTcccagaagaagaaagccaTGGACGGCGATGGTGACACGGACACTGGCAACATGGTGGTGTTCGACGTGAGCGAGCTGAGCAACATGGTGTACCTCCACGCGGCGCTGTGCGAGTGCCTGAGGCTGTACCCGTCAGTGCCCTTCGAGCACAAGGCGGCAGTGGCCAGCGACGTGCTCCCGAGCGGGCACGAGATGAAGGCCGGCGACAAGATCCTCATCTTCTCCTACTGCATGGGGAGGATGGAGGGCGTGTGGGGAAAGGACTGCGCGGAGTTCAGGCCCGAGCGGTGGGTGAGCGAGGACGTCGACGGGAAGAAGAGGCTGAGGTACGAGCCGTCTTACAAGTTCATCTCCTTCAACGCCGGGCCCAGGACGTGCCTCGGCAAGGAGATGGCCTTCGTGCAGATGAAGACTGCTGCCGCGGCCGTGCTGTGGAACTTTGTGGTCCGGGCGGTTCCGGGCCACGTCGTGGAGCCTAAGCTGTCCATCATACTTCACATGAAGAACGGGCTCGCCGTCACGGTCAAGAGGAGGACCGGACTGCATGGTGGCGCCTAA
- the LOC100821998 gene encoding cysteine-rich repeat secretory protein 3, with protein sequence MGGIPRIQAAAAAVFFFFILLSRPPPVSCADLYAVVYKGCANQTFPGGSPPATVAALSSTLATQSASAKFYKTSSAPVSSSSAAVFGLFQCRGDLSGPDCSSCVSRAMSSWSQLCGPSVAARVQLNGCLALYEVAGFPQVSGTQMLFKTCGTGGGDGDFEMRRDTAFSQLEGGAGTTAGGFFATSYQQVYALAQCEGDLSNVDCSSCITQAVQHVEVECGGAPSGQVYLDKCYITYSYYPHGVPHGGGLGGQQTAKTVAIVLGGALALGFLVICLLFARSLVKKKDDY encoded by the exons atGGGCGGCATTCCAAGGatccaggccgccgccgccgccgtgttcttcttcttcatcctcctgtcgcggccgccgccggtgtcGTGCGCCGACCTGTACGCGGTGGTCTACAAGGGCTGCGCCAACCAGACTTTCCCCGGAGGGAGCCCGCCGGCGACGGTGGCCGCGCTCTCCTCCACGCTGGCGACGCAGTCCGCCTCCGCCAAGTTCTACAagacctcctccgccccggtctcctcctcgtccgccgccgtcttcggcctCTTCCAGTGCCGCGGCGACCTCTCCGGGCCCGACTGCTCCTCCTGCGTCTCCCGCGCCATGTCCTCCTGGTCCCAGCTCTGCGGGCCCTCCGTCGCGGCGCGGGTCCAGCTCAACGGCTGCCTCGCGCTCTACGAGGTCGCCGGCTTCCCCCAGGTCTCCGGCACCCAGATGCTCTTCAAGACctgcggcaccggcggcggggacggcgacTTCGAGATGCGCCGGGACACCGCCTTCTCGCAGCtcgagggcggcgccggcaccaccgccggcggctTCTTCGCCACCAGCTACCAGCAGGTCTACGCCCTGGCGCAGTGCGAGGGCGACCTCTCCAATGTCGACTGCAGCAGTTGCATCACACAGGCCgtgcagcacgtcgaggtcGAGTGCGGCGGCGCGCCCTCCGGCCAGGTGTACCTTGACAAGTGCTACATTACCTACAGCTACTACCCCCACGGCGTtccccatggcggcggcctcggag GGCAGCAGACAGCGAAGACTGTAGCCATCGTGCTGGGTGGAGCCTTGgctctgggtttcttggtcatCTGCTTGCTCTTCGCCAGAAGTCTGGTCAAGAAGAAGGACG ATTACTGA